The DNA window TAGCTGCTAAACCCCACCAAAAATTTCTTTAACacaaagttcaaaatattttttaaaaagaaagaaaaagagggaggtggAGTCTGGACTCCAATTAAGGCATTTTTATACACAGTCTAACTTGGGTCCTATTCAAAGGGAATcctaaaaaagcatttttaatggGGAATGGCAGAAATCACAATAGTCTATTATCAGCATTGTGACATATCAATTGCTCACTTTAAATGTAATCATGTTGggtgtctttctgtttctttattccttgGTTCTCTCATCCCACAAGTGCATAGGTTATGTTTTCTGTAGATCTGGGGAAAATGGGCCAGGGGTGGAAGGTCCATCCAGGCCAGACAGAGTGAACGGCCCATGACTGTTCAGcacagaaggaaactgagaaagaaaataaaacacattatcaTCCTATTATGCAACCCTAAATTTCACTTTCTGTCCCTATTATTCCCTGAGGCAGAACATGACATCCACCTGCAGTGGCTCACAAGACAAAGGCAGTAATTGTTTATCATGGAAGAATATGATGtcacaaacactttaaaaaaattgtttgtcGTACATGTTAAATATTAACACCCTCCAGCGTACCTTGATGGAATGGAAAGAGCAAACCTATACTTTCCCTCAGATGCTAGGGTACACAGGTTCACACTTGACTTCAAATGAAGGTTTTAGAAAGTTCAGTAAATGACAGCATGCACTACAGAGTATAATTCAATTGTATAGCAAATCACAGACTGTCAAAAAGAGGTCCAGAAGGAGATGCCCATCTCTTAACTGCTGCAAATAGTTGTAGGGTGCTCATCCTAGAAAAGGGCTCCCCATCATATATTCTGAGACCAAATTTATATGGAGATTCCAAGCTGAAGCTACATGAGCACTATGACTCTCTCTATATAATTCAATTATCTGTTTGTGAGaggcaaagaaaaatgtaaaatgaaatatgGAAAATTCTCAACACTCTATTCAATAATTTATAAGTTtttgcaaaaaattgcagaagtagtaagatttttaattttctttctttttttccccctcaccattccatttccaaaagaacaaatgaaaatttaaattacaaaatctaAGAAAATCTCCCAGGGAGTCACCcttcaataagtgaatgaatCAACTACAAGAAAGCCTACAAGTTATAAAGTCTAGATGTTCTGGGCAAAATAATGGTTTAAAGCTGTgagaccaggacttccctggtggtccagtggttaagaatccaccttccagtgcagggcacgacggtttgatccctggtcggggaactaagatcccacatgccgcggagcaactaagcccgtgtgccacagctagagagcccaactcgagagaagcccatgtgctgcaactactaagcccgtgcgctctagagaccgcgcgccacaaccagagaagcccgcacgccacaacaaagagcccacgtactgtaacgaagacccagcgcagacaaaataaaataaaaataaataaataaataccttaaaaaaaaaagattaataatacctgccttgcagggtttaaataaataaataaataaagcaagctGTGAGACCTTTCCTAAGATCTTGGTTAAGAGGTAATACaatattctttttgaaaaatatatgtatttaaaatgctgatgaaTATCAATTCTGAATGAGGGGGGAAATGGGAGTATTTGATATACTATTCTCAagagttttctctatttttttaaaatcctcagtTAAAAGGGGAAacccctcttaaaaaaaaaaaatatatatatatacacattttctttttttagaaaagaggATTTCTAGCatttaaaatgaccaaaaaaaaaattggatgggCTCAAAATCTACTACAGTTTTAAACAATTCTTGGTCTAATTCAAATGTATGGGATAGTaaacaatgaaaaggaaactCTGCCATGAATATTTATCTGAGTTGTTTGCTGACCAGATAATTAACACttagaaattcaaaaataaatctaagCAATACTTATTAAGTAGAAGTTTTACAATGATTAACTGAAGAGTGGATACTGCCTTCTTGCCTCTTTCTTCATTTACCACACCCCAATTACAGAAGACAAGCTTTTATGTAATTTACCTGGAAAAGTGTGTTAGCACCTTGTAGCCTGGCTGGACTTAGGGGAGCAACAGGGCTGAGAGTACTCCAAAAGTGGATACTGGAGAGCAAGGGGCTCGGAGTCAGTAAGATGGGCGTCTGCAATacacaaaccaaaaatataaCTGAATGGCTTATCAGAATTATGTTTACCCTTGTAATACACAAATAGCTCTGAATCCAAATATTGTCCTATTCTCCACTCCAAGTATCTCCAAGTCGGAAATCTTATCAGGaggaaaaattcagaaattaCTTTTACAACCCAGGTAAGATAAaggtcaaaatattttctaacccGTTTTTGGTAGAAtctttttcaaatagaaaaacGAAACCAATCTGAATTTTGGTATGGAGAAATTATGGGTAACTGAGTCACAAACATATTTTCCCCTTAATAATGCGTAGGTCTGGGAGTAATCTAACTATTTAAATGTTATATGAGATGAGCAAGTTAAGAAATAGCTAATGAAAATAACTGCACAAACTTGTAAGGACCTCAGGATCTGTTGTCTTCTAACTTGAGATTATCACTGTTGTTTTataagaccccccccccaaaaaaaaagagagagagagagagggaatatacttattttctttagGAGAAAGTGGAAAAACCAAATACTTATTTACTTGTAGAACAATGAATTTTTTAACACAATACTCCAAACCTTTTATTTTGACAATCCTAATTGAGGTGAGGAATTGGGTTACTTTCACAGGGTCATATAACCTTCTGTAAGGCAAGCCTACGTAGCCAAATGAGAACTTGAGGTTATAAATTCTGGATTTGTTTTAAAAGgtgagtaaaaacaaacaaaacaaaaaaaatgcggCACTAATAAGAAAGAAAGTGTTACCTGTGAAAAAAGTGCTGGCGTAAGAGAAGCTGTAGGGAGAGATGGGCTTAATATTCCCAGTGGGCTTGGATCACTGCCCGTGATCACCAGGGTTGGTGCCAGTTCTAACCCCTTGGGTTTCTTGGACCTTGATGAATTATTTGTTTTGTCCTTTTCTGGCAAAGCCAAATCCTGGTCTTTAGGCTCCAGGGACAAGTCCTCTGGAAGTTCCATTGGCTGAGAAGCCACTGATTCCATGTCTGTGTCCATATCTGGGTTGGAACTCAGCGGTGGTGAAGGTGTTCTAGAAGGCTCCTGCAGAGGGGACACGGACGAAATAGGTGGTGTGGTGGTAAAAGCGGCAGTTACACTAGATGCAGAAGTTGGTGCTTCCAGAGAAGGCAGTCTGGGGGAAGCCAAATTCTCCAACGCTTGCATAGTTTCTTCTGAAGATGGAGAAATACTTGGCCCAGTTGAAATGGCAGCAGCAAGAGGTTCAACTGGTGGCTTTTTGGCAGGTGTGGTTACAAATTTGATAACAGATGGTGTTGGCTCCTGAGGAGATTTTTTCTCTGCCAATTTCTCAGCTGGATTCTCAACCTTTATAGATTTGAAAAGCTTCCTGTTGGAGGAGTTCAAAGAGTTGAGAGTAAATGAAGAATATAAGCCAGAGTGTATGTAGTCATTGCGGCTAGAGGTCTTGGCACCAggctgtggtggcttctctttcccGCCATTCTCCACATCTTTGGAACTGTTGCTGCTGAGGTCACTGAAGCTTAAAGCTTCACAGTctccctcagccctgcccactgTCATCGGATCCATGTTCAAAATCTCTGGGTACGAGACAAACTTGTACACAAACTTCTGACCATTCacttttttaatgatattctgtagataaataaaataagcactcTTAGACTTTCTTAAACTTTTCTTAAGCATTTCTTAAACTTTACCCACCCCCATGAAAAAGCTGACCTAATGGGGTTCTCTATTTGATAGGTAGTTTACTTGAAAACTTCAAAATCATCTAAATTTATCTAGCCATACCAAACACAGTTCCTACTATTATGGAGTAcaagttaaaaacatttaaatgtctTATTAACAACTGAACTAATATGTTACataaaagctgaaagattttAATTGCTTAACACTGTCAGCCAAGTATCTGTATGAAGTCAAAAATTGCTGAACTGCAATCTCAAATAACTCCAAAGGTACAAGCCATTCACATCCTGAGGAAgcaaaaaggaattcagaatattACTTCTGCTAAGGTTCCTACTTCCTTCAGAAACTCCAGCTGTTTCTTACCTCATCTCTCCATACAGGAAAGCTGATAACATCAACCACTCAAaggtgaaagaaattaagatcCCAGCTTCTCACTTTAATTCTACCCATTTGAGccatttattttacttcagtGCCCAAGAATGtattcaaaataataagaaattaaacaacaaaattttaactAAGAAATCACATCTAGGTATTAACAGCTATTCTTTAAGGTATTAATTTGTGTTCCAGGttaaactaaaaagtaaaaattaagtagagctaaaaaaatgagtaaatatgagacaatttttaaagtaaattatgatATAAACAAGAGTATTTATTGATCCTCAAGAATctcaaatttccttttccttattccAACTctataatcattttttctttaaagacaacTGTAATTAGGAATAAAATATGAGCAGTGGGAGTTGGGTACTGAATAAGAATTTGCAGAAATACACCTGGAACATTTACATCTGTCAGCCTAATTCCAAACTGCTGAAGctgtaaaataaattgaattaaaataaaccagaacagtgatcatttcacaatgtctACGAATATCgcatcattatgttgtacacccaaAACCAATGTaactttatgtcaattatacctcagttaaaaaaaattacttttaataaataaataaaccaggaCATTAGTACCTCTAACCTCACCAGAAGAGAAGGATCAATTCTTGTTTTGAGGTGGATGTGTATTACCTTCACATAATAGTATCTGAGGGCTCGGCTGAGTTTGTCGTAATTCATATTAGGCTTGTTCTTTCGAATCCCCCAGAGACGAGCCACCTCTTCTGCCTGCAAAAGCTTGAACTCTCCATTATTAGAGGTCCAGCAGATCATGTGATCGTTCTGAGGCTCCTTTAGGAGCTGAAGGAGGAACTGCCACAGGGTGATAGCACTGTCCATAGCAATGAGCTGAAAGAGGCATCGAATAAGACACACAGTTAATAGCCAACCGTACATGTCAGACGCTGTTTTAAGTACTCTGACTGTATTAGACTAATTCCTCACTGTATCCCAACAATCCTGTAAGACAGATACTACTGCAGCCTCAGTTTACATGTGAAAAAACCGATTCATTaaagagttaagtaacttgtctaaggtcacacacgtaaatggtggagctgagatttAAACGCAGGCAATCTGGATCCAGAGTCCAAACTCTTAAGCATGCCACGCTGCTTAAGAAAAGTCTTGCTGTGAGATAAAGCTAGTTTCATAAATTGCAGGAGCAGACTGACGAATGCCAACCAGTAGAGTATCACTGttattaaattttatcttaaaaactcATTGTCATATTCTCCGAGGAGACCACCATTTCAGCATCTATCTAAATTAGCCCAGCTGGTTTATTTGCCAGGATATGTTGTGTGTCTCAGGGTGGCCCAGAGGTATAGGGAATAATCTACTTTTGCTCCACTGGTATTTCTCCTCCAAATAGTTTCCATTATCATAAATGTAATTTACACATAAATTGGCAACACTGAAAATTCAGCAAAATGTTCCCTAAGTTACAAGTCCTGTCACCATTCTGTCCACAGGGATTCCACCTGCATAGATCCTCCTTTTATTTGATTAGCAACCTTTATTTGATTATCAGGACTGTAACTGAAATATCTTTCAGTATCTCAAGTTTTAGGATCTTCCTATTTAGGCCAGAGTTTCCTAAATTCAGCACTACTGATATTTTGGGCCAGATTATTTTTTGTTCCTGGacgctgtcctgtgcattgtagtttaacaacatccctggcctctacccactagatgccagtagcacctcctgCCCAATTTGGCAATCAAAATGTCTGcaggcattgccaaatgttcTCCTGGGGGGACCATATCATCTCAGTTAACAACCATTGGTTTAGGCAATGGAGCAGCAAGGAAACGTTCTCACAAAGTTATTTTCCTCACAAAAACTTCAAAACACCTTGTTtataaggaagaattttttttaatattttttaaacatctttattggagtataattgcttcacaattgtgtgttagtttctgctttataacaaagtgaatcagctatacatatacatatatcccgatatctcctccctcttgcgtctccctcccaccctcccaggaaGAATTCTTTAGGGCAGAAACTCTGGCCATATATAAGCACATTCTAAAAAGTCTATAATTgaacttaacacacacacacacacacacacacacacacacaacaaaaaacCTTCCTTTTTAAATCTATGAATTAGATCTCACTGGATCAGAACAGGACTTAAATGAAATCAATTCtgttaaaata is part of the Balaenoptera musculus isolate JJ_BM4_2016_0621 chromosome 1, mBalMus1.pri.v3, whole genome shotgun sequence genome and encodes:
- the ELK4 gene encoding ETS domain-containing protein Elk-4 isoform X2, with product MDSAITLWQFLLQLLKEPQNDHMICWTSNNGEFKLLQAEEVARLWGIRKNKPNMNYDKLSRALRYYYVKNIIKKVNGQKFVYKFVSYPEILNMDPMTVGRAEGDCEALSFSDLSSNSSKDVENGGKEKPPQPGAKTSSRNDYIHSGLYSSFTLNSLNSSNRKLFKSIKVENPAEKLAEKKSPQEPTPSVIKFVTTPAKKPPVEPLAAAISTGPSISPSSEETMQALENLASPRLPSLEAPTSASSVTAAFTTTPPISSVSPLQEPSRTPSPPLSSNPDMDTDMESVASQPMELPEDLSLEPKDQDLALPEKDKTNNSSRSKKPKGLELAPTLVITGSDPSPLGILSPSLPTASLTPALFSQTPILLTPSPLLSSIHFWSTLSPVAPLSPARLQGANTLFQFPSVLNSHGPFTLSGLDGPSTPGPFSPDLQKT
- the ELK4 gene encoding ETS domain-containing protein Elk-4 isoform X1, producing MDSAITLWQFLLQLLKEPQNDHMICWTSNNGEFKLLQAEEVARLWGIRKNKPNMNYDKLSRALRYYYVKVIHIHLKTRIDPSLLVRLENIIKKVNGQKFVYKFVSYPEILNMDPMTVGRAEGDCEALSFSDLSSNSSKDVENGGKEKPPQPGAKTSSRNDYIHSGLYSSFTLNSLNSSNRKLFKSIKVENPAEKLAEKKSPQEPTPSVIKFVTTPAKKPPVEPLAAAISTGPSISPSSEETMQALENLASPRLPSLEAPTSASSVTAAFTTTPPISSVSPLQEPSRTPSPPLSSNPDMDTDMESVASQPMELPEDLSLEPKDQDLALPEKDKTNNSSRSKKPKGLELAPTLVITGSDPSPLGILSPSLPTASLTPALFSQTPILLTPSPLLSSIHFWSTLSPVAPLSPARLQGANTLFQFPSVLNSHGPFTLSGLDGPSTPGPFSPDLQKT